A genomic segment from Rubrobacter tropicus encodes:
- a CDS encoding cupin domain-containing protein — MSRAGDVHENPVTGEYVVVRVGSEESGGRLAIADLYVSPGGAVAGEHVHPAIEEVFTVVAGSVGFRVDGREDVAGPGRRLVVPPGVAHYWWNAGDEEAHVVVELRGEARLLDGFVTMLSNLFGMAREGKTDAKGRPNLLRAALLAREFDDVIRFVQPPRALQKVLFGVLAPVARLLGYRAVYPGYGPSGFVEVEPWPGYGRSGSSRQPQTG; from the coding sequence ATGAGCCGTGCAGGAGACGTACACGAAAATCCGGTGACCGGCGAGTACGTGGTCGTCCGCGTCGGTTCCGAGGAGTCCGGCGGGAGGCTGGCAATCGCCGACCTCTACGTCAGCCCGGGCGGGGCGGTGGCCGGGGAGCACGTCCACCCGGCCATCGAGGAGGTCTTCACGGTGGTCGCGGGTAGCGTCGGCTTTCGGGTCGACGGGCGCGAGGACGTGGCCGGACCGGGTCGCAGGCTCGTCGTCCCGCCCGGGGTCGCCCATTACTGGTGGAATGCCGGGGACGAGGAGGCGCACGTCGTCGTCGAGCTGCGGGGCGAGGCGCGTCTGCTCGATGGTTTCGTAACCATGCTCTCCAACCTCTTCGGGATGGCCCGCGAGGGCAAGACGGACGCGAAGGGCAGGCCGAACCTCTTGCGGGCCGCGCTCCTCGCCAGGGAGTTCGACGACGTGATCCGCTTCGTCCAGCCCCCGCGGGCGCTGCAGAAGGTCCTGTTCGGGGTCCTCGCGCCCGTCGCGAGGCTCCTCGGTTACCGGGCCGTCTACCCCGGGTACGGACCTTCGGGGTTCGTCGAGGTCGAGCCCTGGCCCGGGTACGGGCGGTCCGGATCTTCTCGGCAACCGCAAACGGGCTGA
- a CDS encoding tetratricopeptide repeat protein, giving the protein MSGNAVMDTKRARGRPPGTPPFEVSSLVGRGRELAEVSSLLVSGRLLTLVGPGGCGKTRLALAAANAVANAAGGFRDGVFWVELDALSDPALLPEAAARVLGVRWGTGESPTAAMLDHLKTRESLVVLDNCEHLIEACADLVDALLRSCPGLTVLTTSREALRLAGEVAWPVPSLSLPDPKSAQDPADLLRFGAVRLFVERAAAAAPGFALDKDNAADVVRICGRLDGIPLAIELAAARVRVLSPAQISARLDDRFLLLTGGGRTVMPRHRTLKATMDWSYGLLAPEEKLLFRRLSVFAGGFSLGAAEAVGAGGAVEGNEVLGLLSCLVDKSLVVAVPGGDEVRYRMLETVLRYAAEKLEESGEACAVRTRHAGFFLELSGEAGTGLLGEHQVAWLGRLDVDQGNLRAALGWYANGEDPAPALRMSGALWWFWFLRGRYDEGRGWLDAALTAGDDAPAPLRAKALVAAGYFAFLRSEYAPARWRIEEGLALYRSLDDAPGVAGAVRVLGSIAREQGRYAEAETLHSESLALCREHGDARGVAQSLNHLGFVAWLRGDLGRAEDLCSEALDAFRNLGDGEGVAWSLMNLGFAALYGGDHTRAAALLDEGLALSRRAGYREAAAWSLNGLGVLARREDRPGRAAELLGESLALHRDLGDRWRTASLFEELAGTSADPERAAILLGAAGGLREVLSDPVPPCERPDRERDAAVARAALGEDSFAGARAKGAAMDLHHVYEYALEAEVRAAPNGADPAMGLSAREVEVLGFVAEGFTDHQVAGKLYLSPRTVGQHLRNVYRKLGVNSRTAATRAAIEHGLI; this is encoded by the coding sequence GTGTCGGGCAACGCGGTGATGGATACGAAACGGGCGCGGGGACGCCCGCCCGGCACCCCGCCGTTCGAGGTAAGCAGCCTGGTAGGACGCGGGCGGGAGCTGGCCGAGGTAAGCTCCCTGCTCGTCTCGGGCCGGCTCCTGACGCTCGTCGGACCGGGGGGATGCGGCAAGACGCGGCTCGCGCTCGCCGCCGCCAACGCGGTCGCGAACGCGGCCGGGGGTTTCCGGGACGGGGTCTTCTGGGTCGAGCTCGACGCCCTCTCGGACCCGGCGCTCCTGCCCGAGGCCGCAGCACGGGTCCTCGGTGTGCGATGGGGGACGGGCGAGTCGCCGACGGCGGCGATGCTGGACCACCTGAAGACCAGGGAGTCGCTGGTGGTGCTGGACAACTGCGAGCACCTGATCGAGGCTTGCGCCGATCTCGTAGACGCCCTGCTCCGCTCCTGTCCGGGGTTGACGGTCCTGACCACCAGCCGCGAAGCGCTCCGCCTGGCGGGTGAGGTCGCCTGGCCCGTCCCCTCGCTCTCACTTCCGGACCCGAAAAGCGCCCAGGACCCCGCGGACCTCTTGCGCTTCGGGGCCGTCAGGCTCTTCGTCGAGCGGGCCGCGGCGGCGGCGCCCGGCTTCGCGCTGGACAAAGACAACGCGGCGGACGTCGTCAGGATCTGCGGCAGGCTCGACGGCATACCCCTTGCCATCGAGCTCGCCGCCGCGAGGGTCAGGGTGCTCTCGCCGGCCCAGATCTCCGCCCGCCTCGACGACCGGTTCCTCCTGCTCACCGGCGGCGGCCGGACCGTGATGCCCCGCCACAGGACCCTGAAAGCCACCATGGACTGGAGCTACGGGCTGCTGGCCCCGGAAGAAAAGTTGCTCTTCCGCAGGCTCTCTGTGTTCGCGGGCGGTTTCTCGCTCGGGGCCGCCGAGGCGGTGGGCGCGGGCGGCGCCGTCGAGGGGAACGAGGTCCTCGGGTTGCTGTCCTGCCTGGTGGACAAGTCGCTGGTCGTCGCGGTTCCCGGCGGGGACGAGGTCCGCTACCGGATGCTCGAGACCGTGCTCCGTTACGCCGCGGAGAAGCTGGAGGAGTCGGGGGAGGCCTGTGCCGTCAGGACCAGGCACGCGGGCTTCTTCCTGGAGTTGTCCGGGGAGGCCGGCACGGGGCTTCTCGGGGAGCATCAGGTCGCGTGGCTCGGGAGGCTCGATGTCGACCAGGGCAACCTCCGCGCTGCTTTGGGATGGTACGCGAACGGGGAGGACCCCGCCCCGGCCCTGCGGATGTCGGGCGCGCTGTGGTGGTTCTGGTTTTTACGCGGGCGCTACGACGAGGGGCGCGGTTGGCTCGACGCGGCGCTCACCGCGGGCGATGACGCTCCGGCCCCGCTGCGCGCGAAGGCGCTCGTGGCGGCGGGGTATTTCGCTTTCCTGCGCTCCGAGTACGCGCCGGCGAGGTGGCGCATCGAGGAAGGCCTTGCCCTCTACCGGAGCCTCGACGACGCCCCGGGCGTCGCCGGCGCCGTACGGGTGCTCGGGAGCATCGCGCGCGAGCAGGGCCGCTACGCGGAGGCCGAGACTCTCCACTCCGAGAGCCTGGCGCTGTGCCGCGAGCACGGCGACGCCCGGGGCGTCGCCCAGTCCCTCAACCACCTCGGCTTCGTGGCCTGGCTCCGGGGGGATCTCGGCCGGGCGGAAGACCTTTGCTCGGAGGCCCTGGATGCCTTCAGGAACCTCGGCGACGGCGAAGGCGTTGCCTGGTCCTTGATGAACCTCGGGTTCGCGGCGCTCTATGGTGGAGATCACACCAGGGCGGCCGCCCTGCTGGATGAGGGCCTGGCGCTCTCCAGGAGGGCCGGTTACCGGGAGGCCGCCGCCTGGTCGCTGAACGGGCTTGGCGTCCTGGCGCGGCGCGAGGATCGGCCCGGCCGGGCGGCGGAGCTGCTTGGCGAGAGCCTGGCCCTGCACCGGGACCTCGGCGACCGGTGGCGCACGGCCAGCCTGTTCGAGGAACTGGCGGGGACCTCCGCCGACCCCGAGCGGGCGGCGATCCTGCTGGGCGCGGCCGGAGGGCTGCGCGAGGTTCTCTCGGACCCCGTGCCGCCCTGCGAGCGGCCAGACCGCGAACGCGACGCCGCGGTCGCGAGGGCCGCGCTCGGCGAGGATTCCTTCGCCGGGGCAAGGGCGAAAGGCGCGGCGATGGACCTGCACCACGTCTACGAGTACGCCCTCGAGGCGGAGGTCCGCGCGGCCCCGAACGGCGCCGACCCGGCGATGGGTCTCAGCGCCCGCGAGGTCGAGGTGCTCGGCTTCGTGGCCGAGGGTTTCACCGACCATCAGGTGGCGGGCAAGCTCTACCTCAGCCCCCGCACCGTCGGCCAGCACCTCAGGAACGTCTACCGCAAGCTCGGCGTCAACTCCCGCACCGCCGCCACGCGCGCGGCGATCGAGCACGGCCTCATCTAG
- a CDS encoding calcium-binding protein → MAVLALVTMLVLVPAGAAMAANLVGTSAPETISGTGSKDVIKGLGGGDALHGLGGADGVYGGFGDDLIRGGPGGDNPGFDIGPNVPGLYGSFGDDRVEGNGGDDLIVGGSGADLLLGGAGDDRIGDPGPDSVDVIRCGTGEDFVEAGHNDVVDPDCERVNRS, encoded by the coding sequence ATGGCGGTCCTTGCGCTCGTGACGATGCTCGTACTGGTTCCGGCCGGGGCGGCGATGGCGGCAAACCTCGTCGGTACCAGCGCGCCCGAGACAATATCGGGCACCGGTTCAAAAGACGTGATCAAGGGCCTTGGGGGCGGCGACGCGCTCCACGGCCTGGGCGGCGCGGACGGCGTCTACGGCGGCTTCGGTGACGACCTGATCCGGGGCGGCCCCGGCGGGGACAACCCCGGCTTCGACATCGGCCCCAACGTTCCCGGCCTCTACGGCAGCTTCGGCGACGACCGGGTCGAGGGCAACGGCGGTGACGACCTGATAGTGGGCGGGTCGGGCGCCGACCTCTTGCTCGGCGGTGCCGGCGACGACCGGATCGGCGACCCGGGTCCGGATTCTGTCGACGTGATCCGCTGCGGAACCGGCGAGGATTTCGTGGAAGCCGGCCACAACGACGTCGTGGACCCCGACTGCGAGAGGGTGAACCGCTCGTAG
- a CDS encoding cupin domain-containing protein, producing the protein MIDEWGLPPGRMIPPHTHAREDECSFVLEGELTCYVGGEVVVAPAGSYVVKPRAVPHAFYNAGTKTVRIMEILTPGGRFEGYFDEYEEIVSGALDEDERRKARAGLGERHGITWHDALIPEVGARFGIEGRGDG; encoded by the coding sequence GTGATCGACGAGTGGGGCCTGCCCCCGGGGCGGATGATCCCCCCGCACACCCACGCCCGCGAGGACGAATGCTCGTTCGTGCTGGAGGGCGAGCTCACGTGCTACGTCGGCGGCGAGGTCGTGGTGGCCCCGGCCGGCTCCTACGTCGTCAAGCCGCGGGCGGTACCCCACGCCTTCTACAACGCGGGCACGAAGACGGTCAGGATCATGGAGATCCTCACACCCGGCGGAAGGTTCGAGGGTTACTTCGACGAATACGAGGAGATCGTCTCGGGCGCGTTGGACGAAGACGAGCGTCGGAAAGCTCGGGCCGGGCTTGGCGAGCGCCACGGGATAACCTGGCACGACGCTCTCATCCCCGAGGTCGGCGCGCGTTTCGGCATCGAGGGCCGGGGCGACGGTTGA
- a CDS encoding SDR family NAD(P)-dependent oxidoreductase encodes MTAGAGERVSLVTGGTGGIGRTVALGLARGGDRVLFVGRSEERGSRVLDELRQALPGVDHVFLPADLSLLSETARVADRVARLSDRLDAAVFCAGILSTIPEWTSEGLERNFVLNYLTRYLLARRLLPVLTEAPSGRLVLVSNAGMYGDSLDFDDLQHRRGRPGTRVAGRTQFANDLLCVELADRLRGTRVEVTCVFPGVTDTGVFRNARGLPRVMRALAPVVLRLLASSPETAARTPVYLAQDARATGTGGRFYGPKLEERKVPKRAQRQERRSGLWAASEKLVRPYLEQVGSKGETK; translated from the coding sequence GTGACAGCCGGGGCGGGGGAGCGGGTCTCGCTCGTGACCGGCGGGACGGGCGGGATCGGCCGGACCGTGGCGCTCGGGCTCGCCCGCGGCGGCGACCGAGTCCTGTTCGTCGGCCGCAGCGAGGAGCGCGGATCTCGGGTGCTGGACGAACTGCGTCAGGCACTCCCCGGGGTGGACCACGTCTTCCTGCCGGCGGACCTCTCGCTTCTCTCGGAGACGGCCCGCGTGGCCGATAGGGTGGCACGTCTCTCCGACCGGCTTGACGCGGCGGTGTTCTGCGCCGGCATTCTGTCCACCATACCGGAGTGGACGTCCGAGGGCCTCGAGCGCAACTTCGTTCTCAACTACCTCACCCGCTACCTGCTGGCGCGGCGGCTGTTGCCCGTCTTGACCGAAGCGCCCTCGGGACGTCTGGTCCTCGTCTCGAACGCGGGGATGTACGGGGACAGCCTGGACTTCGACGACCTGCAGCACCGTCGGGGTAGGCCCGGGACGCGGGTGGCAGGCCGCACCCAGTTCGCAAACGACCTGCTGTGCGTGGAGCTGGCTGACCGGCTGCGCGGCACACGGGTGGAGGTGACGTGCGTATTCCCCGGCGTGACGGACACCGGCGTCTTCCGCAACGCCCGCGGCCTGCCACGGGTTATGCGCGCCCTGGCGCCTGTGGTCCTGCGCCTGCTGGCGTCGTCGCCCGAAACGGCGGCCCGCACACCGGTCTACCTTGCGCAGGATGCTCGGGCCACGGGCACCGGGGGCCGCTTCTACGGCCCGAAGCTGGAAGAGCGCAAGGTCCCGAAGCGCGCGCAAAGACAGGAAAGGCGGAGCGGGTTGTGGGCCGCCAGCGAGAAACTCGTGCGGCCGTACCTGGAACAGGTCGGATCTAAAGGAGAGACGAAATGA
- a CDS encoding nuclear transport factor 2-like protein, translating into MTKQRTTDLEKMNEQEAARFLTGLLSRLDPEEEYDARHPEDYVMEMPQSGERFRGRENLRMMQEAYPTTQPPSVRLRRVLVREGLWVVEGVSYYGDRRASDVVMISELRDGRMWRDRWYFAEPFEAPEWRARWVERMGRDAFETRPSGY; encoded by the coding sequence ATGACGAAGCAACGGACGACCGATCTCGAAAAGATGAACGAACAGGAAGCGGCCCGCTTCCTGACCGGGCTGCTGTCCAGGCTCGACCCCGAAGAGGAATACGACGCGCGGCACCCGGAAGACTACGTGATGGAGATGCCCCAGTCCGGGGAGCGTTTTCGGGGCAGGGAGAACCTGCGAATGATGCAGGAGGCCTACCCCACCACCCAACCTCCATCCGTCCGGTTGCGCCGGGTGCTGGTCAGGGAGGGGCTGTGGGTCGTCGAGGGGGTCAGCTACTACGGGGACAGGCGAGCATCCGACGTGGTGATGATCTCCGAGCTGCGCGACGGGAGGATGTGGCGGGACAGGTGGTACTTCGCCGAGCCGTTCGAGGCCCCGGAGTGGCGGGCGCGGTGGGTCGAGAGGATGGGGCGTGACGCGTTTGAGACCCGGCCTAGCGGCTACTGA
- a CDS encoding GNAT family N-acetyltransferase gives MDVSGPAPTLKTERLTLRPLGAADLEDLHRISNEPAVRRHLWDDEPVSRAALRALIARSRRTFSSRNVGLFGVRFRSGADLLGFCGLVRLDGMEEMELAYELTREVWGRGLATEAALACLRHAFEEAGLERVIAGADPPNTASLRVIEKLGMKPAGNLNPLAPDEPYYALHRTELPHKTNDQNK, from the coding sequence ATGGACGTATCGGGACCCGCGCCCACCCTAAAGACGGAGCGGCTTACGCTGCGACCGCTCGGCGCGGCCGACCTCGAAGACCTGCACCGCATCTCGAACGAGCCGGCGGTGCGCCGCCACCTGTGGGACGACGAGCCCGTGTCCAGGGCCGCTCTCCGGGCTCTCATCGCCCGGAGCCGGCGTACTTTCTCTTCGCGGAACGTCGGCCTCTTCGGCGTGAGGTTTCGCAGTGGGGCTGACCTGCTCGGTTTCTGCGGCCTGGTCCGTCTGGACGGCATGGAAGAGATGGAACTCGCGTACGAGTTGACACGGGAGGTCTGGGGCAGGGGGCTCGCGACGGAGGCGGCGCTTGCCTGCCTGCGGCACGCCTTCGAAGAGGCGGGGCTGGAGCGCGTGATCGCCGGCGCCGACCCGCCCAACACGGCCTCGCTCCGCGTCATCGAGAAGCTCGGCATGAAGCCCGCCGGCAACCTCAACCCCCTGGCCCCGGACGAGCCCTACTACGCCCTCCACCGGACGGAGCTCCCGCACAAGACGAACGATCAGAACAAATAA
- the metH gene encoding methionine synthase has product MVLRDDTIREERAARLERFQAALKERILVLDCAMGTMIQSYDLSEEDYRGERFADRPGEIKGNNDLLSITQPGIIRDIHEAVLDVGADIIETNTFSSTSIAQRDYGMGDLAYELNFEAARVAREAADSYSDNTPEKPRFVAGALGPTNRTASLSPDVNNPGFRNVAFDELKEAYKEETRGLVEGGVDLLLVETIFDTLNAKAAIFGIQEYLDEEGLEVPVMISGTITDASGRTLSGQVTEAFYNSVRHAEPISIGLNCALGSKELRQYIEELARISETHISAYPNAGLPNEFGEYDETPEFMAQEIGDWAANGWLNIVGGCCGTTPEHIRAIAEAVAGHPPRELPELEPRLRLSGLEALNIGPDSLFVNVGERTNVTGSARFKDLILAGDYETALDVARQQVENGAQVIDVNMDEGMLDGEEAMVEFLNLVAAEPDISRIPVMIDSSKWSIIEAGLKRVQGKAVVNSISMKEGEEEFVRQARLLKRYGAAVIVMAFDEQGQADTKDRKVEICTRAYKLLTEEVGFPAEDIIFDPNVFAIATGIDEHNNYGVDFIEAVREITETLPHARTSGGISNVSFSFRGNNPVREAIHAVFLYHAIRAGLTMGIVNAGQLAVYDDIDEELREAVEDVVMNRRDDATERLLDLAEKYRDRGEEAEEEAQEWRSWPVEKRLEHALVKGIAEFAEDDTEQARQRAERPLDVIEGPLMDGMNVVGDLFGAGKMFLPQVVKSARVMKKAVAYLIPFIEEEKGEARKPNGTVVMATVKGDVHDIGKNIVGVVLQCNNFEVIDLGVMVPAAKILQTAKEKGADIIGLSGLITPSLDEMVHVAGEMQREGFELPLLIGGATTSQTHTAVKIAPGYGQPVIHVKDASRAVGVAQNLVSENKKDDYAAGVAAEYEEVRRKHAGRRSRTRLATLERARANRARIDWEGYEPPEPKVLGVRTFEDYPLEEIRAYIDWTPFFHSWQLKASYPRILDDPEKGEEARKLFADAQELLDRIIAEKWLTARAVFGLFPANALPNDSLEVYADESREEVLTNLHQLRQQKQKPPGRPNRSLADFVAPKETGLADHVGLFAVTAGIGADEAARRFEEENDVYNAIMVKALADRLAEAFAELLHRRVRTEFWGYAADEDLETDAIIREEYRGIRPAPGYPACPEHTEKRTIWNLLGAEENAGISLTESCAMTPGAAVSGYYFSHPESTYFGVSEIGRDQVQDYADRKGWTLGEAERWLSPNLAYEPESPDGEGATKVPQARSKAAR; this is encoded by the coding sequence ATGGTTCTTAGAGACGACACGATTCGTGAAGAGCGGGCGGCCAGGTTGGAGAGATTCCAGGCCGCCTTGAAGGAGCGCATCCTGGTATTGGATTGCGCCATGGGGACCATGATCCAGTCCTACGACCTCTCGGAGGAGGACTACCGCGGGGAGCGCTTCGCAGACCGCCCGGGGGAGATCAAGGGGAACAATGACCTGCTCTCGATCACCCAGCCGGGGATCATCCGCGACATCCACGAGGCGGTCCTGGACGTGGGCGCGGACATCATCGAGACGAATACCTTCTCCTCTACCTCTATCGCCCAGAGGGACTACGGGATGGGGGACCTCGCCTACGAGCTGAACTTCGAGGCGGCCCGCGTCGCCCGCGAAGCGGCCGATTCTTATTCGGACAACACTCCGGAAAAGCCGCGGTTCGTGGCGGGGGCGCTCGGGCCGACGAACCGGACGGCTTCGCTCTCGCCGGACGTGAACAACCCCGGCTTCAGGAACGTCGCGTTCGACGAGCTGAAAGAAGCTTACAAGGAGGAGACGCGGGGGCTCGTGGAGGGCGGGGTGGACCTGCTTCTCGTCGAGACCATCTTCGACACGCTCAACGCGAAGGCCGCGATCTTCGGGATTCAGGAGTACCTGGACGAAGAGGGGCTGGAGGTGCCAGTCATGATCTCGGGCACCATCACCGACGCGAGCGGGCGGACGCTCTCGGGGCAGGTGACGGAGGCCTTCTACAACTCCGTCAGGCACGCGGAGCCGATCAGCATCGGGCTGAACTGCGCCCTGGGTTCCAAAGAGCTCAGGCAGTACATCGAGGAGCTTGCCAGGATCTCGGAGACGCACATTAGCGCCTACCCGAACGCGGGGCTGCCCAACGAGTTCGGCGAGTACGACGAGACGCCGGAGTTCATGGCGCAGGAGATCGGGGACTGGGCGGCGAACGGCTGGCTGAACATCGTCGGCGGCTGCTGCGGCACGACGCCCGAGCACATCAGGGCGATAGCCGAGGCCGTCGCGGGCCATCCCCCGCGCGAGTTGCCCGAGCTCGAGCCCAGGTTGCGCCTCTCGGGGCTCGAAGCGCTCAACATCGGGCCCGACTCGCTGTTCGTGAACGTCGGGGAGCGGACGAACGTGACGGGGTCCGCGCGGTTCAAGGACCTGATCCTTGCCGGCGACTACGAGACGGCGCTGGACGTCGCCCGCCAGCAGGTGGAGAACGGCGCGCAGGTAATAGACGTCAACATGGACGAGGGTATGCTCGACGGCGAGGAGGCGATGGTCGAGTTCTTGAACCTCGTCGCGGCCGAGCCGGATATCTCAAGGATCCCGGTCATGATCGACTCCTCCAAGTGGTCGATCATCGAGGCGGGCCTGAAGCGGGTGCAGGGCAAGGCCGTCGTCAACTCCATCAGCATGAAGGAGGGCGAGGAGGAGTTCGTCCGGCAGGCGAGGCTGCTAAAGCGGTACGGGGCGGCCGTGATCGTGATGGCCTTCGACGAGCAGGGGCAGGCCGACACGAAGGACCGGAAGGTCGAGATCTGCACCCGCGCCTACAAACTCCTTACCGAAGAAGTCGGCTTCCCGGCCGAGGACATCATCTTCGACCCCAACGTCTTCGCCATCGCGACCGGCATAGACGAGCACAACAACTACGGCGTCGACTTTATAGAGGCGGTTCGGGAGATAACCGAGACCCTCCCCCACGCCAGGACTTCCGGCGGCATCTCGAACGTCTCGTTCTCCTTCAGGGGCAACAACCCGGTGCGCGAGGCGATCCACGCCGTCTTCCTTTACCACGCGATAAGAGCAGGCCTGACCATGGGCATCGTGAACGCGGGCCAGCTCGCGGTCTACGACGACATAGACGAGGAGCTGCGCGAGGCCGTCGAGGACGTAGTCATGAACCGCCGCGACGACGCCACCGAGCGTCTCCTGGACCTCGCCGAGAAGTACAGGGACAGGGGCGAGGAGGCCGAGGAAGAGGCGCAGGAGTGGCGCTCTTGGCCCGTCGAGAAGCGGTTGGAGCACGCGCTCGTCAAGGGGATAGCGGAGTTCGCGGAGGACGACACCGAGCAGGCGCGCCAGAGGGCGGAGCGTCCGCTGGACGTGATCGAGGGTCCCCTGATGGACGGGATGAACGTGGTCGGGGACCTGTTCGGGGCGGGAAAGATGTTCCTGCCGCAAGTGGTCAAGAGCGCCAGGGTCATGAAGAAGGCCGTGGCGTACCTCATACCGTTTATAGAGGAAGAGAAGGGCGAGGCCCGCAAGCCCAACGGCACGGTCGTCATGGCCACGGTCAAGGGCGACGTCCACGACATCGGCAAGAACATCGTCGGCGTGGTCTTGCAGTGCAACAACTTCGAGGTTATAGACCTCGGGGTGATGGTGCCGGCGGCCAAGATCCTTCAAACCGCGAAGGAGAAGGGCGCGGACATCATAGGCCTCTCGGGGCTCATCACGCCTTCGTTGGACGAGATGGTTCACGTGGCTGGCGAGATGCAGCGCGAGGGCTTCGAGTTGCCGCTGCTCATAGGTGGGGCAACGACGTCCCAGACGCACACGGCGGTAAAGATAGCGCCCGGCTACGGGCAGCCCGTCATACACGTCAAGGACGCCTCCCGCGCCGTCGGCGTCGCCCAGAACCTCGTGAGCGAGAACAAGAAGGACGACTACGCGGCCGGTGTCGCCGCAGAGTACGAGGAGGTCCGCCGCAAGCACGCGGGACGCCGGTCCAGGACGAGGCTGGCCACGCTGGAGAGGGCGCGGGCGAACCGGGCGAGGATCGACTGGGAAGGCTACGAGCCGCCGGAGCCGAAAGTGCTCGGCGTGCGGACGTTCGAGGATTACCCGCTGGAGGAGATCCGGGCCTACATCGACTGGACGCCCTTCTTCCACTCCTGGCAACTCAAGGCGAGCTACCCCCGCATCCTCGACGACCCGGAGAAGGGCGAGGAGGCGCGCAAGCTCTTCGCCGACGCCCAGGAACTCCTCGACCGCATCATCGCGGAGAAGTGGCTGACGGCCCGCGCCGTCTTCGGCCTCTTTCCCGCCAACGCCCTGCCAAACGACTCGCTGGAGGTCTACGCGGACGAATCGCGCGAGGAGGTGCTGACGAACCTGCACCAGCTCCGCCAGCAGAAGCAGAAGCCGCCGGGCCGCCCGAACCGCTCGCTCGCCGACTTCGTGGCACCCAAGGAGACGGGCCTAGCAGACCACGTGGGGCTCTTCGCGGTGACGGCCGGCATCGGGGCCGACGAGGCGGCGCGGCGCTTCGAGGAGGAGAACGACGTCTACAACGCCATCATGGTAAAGGCCCTGGCCGACCGTCTCGCCGAGGCCTTCGCGGAGTTGCTCCACCGTCGCGTCCGCACGGAGTTCTGGGGCTACGCGGCGGACGAGGATCTGGAGACCGATGCCATCATCCGGGAGGAGTACAGGGGCATCAGGCCGGCGCCCGGGTATCCGGCCTGCCCCGAGCACACCGAGAAGCGCACCATCTGGAACCTCCTCGGCGCCGAGGAGAACGCCGGCATCTCGCTCACCGAGAGCTGCGCGATGACGCCTGGGGCCGCGGTCAGCGGCTACTACTTCTCTCACCCGGAGTCCACGTATTTCGGGGTCTCCGAGATCGGACGCGACCAGGTCCAGGACTACGCAGACCGCAAGGGCTGGACGCTCGGGGAGGCTGAGAGGTGGCTCTCACCCAACCTCGCCTACGAGCCCGAGAGCCCGGACGGCGAGGGTGCCACGAAGGTCCCGCAGGCGAGGAGCAAGGCGGCGAGGTAA